Proteins encoded by one window of Bacteroidota bacterium:
- a CDS encoding serine hydroxymethyltransferase produces the protein MERDTKVFEIIEKEYQRQKNGIELIASENFVSNQVMEAMGSCMTNKYAEGYPGKRYYGGCEVVDQTEQLAIDRLKEMFGACWANVQPHSGAQANAAVMLAILKPGETFLGFDLSHGGHLTHGSFVNFSGILYRPVAYGVKEETGTVDYDMMEEVAIKEKPKMLLAGASAYSRDWDFARMREIADKVGALLMADIAHPAGLIATGLLNNPFPHCHIVTSTTHKTLRGPRGGIIMMSEDFENPFGKKTPKGKIRMMSSLLDSGVFPGTQGGPLEHVIAAKAVAFGEALTDSYKEYMAQTKANAAVMAKAFVDRGYKVISNGTDNHSMLIDLRTKVPEISGKIVENTLVKADITVNKNMVPFDTRSPFQASGLRVGTPAITTRGLKEEHMEPIVEMIDKIILNVEDEKLISNTKKEVTNMMKDFPIFAY, from the coding sequence ATGGAAAGAGATACTAAGGTTTTTGAAATAATTGAAAAAGAATATCAACGTCAGAAAAATGGCATTGAACTTATTGCTTCAGAAAATTTTGTAAGCAATCAAGTAATGGAAGCCATGGGTTCTTGCATGACAAATAAATATGCAGAAGGGTATCCCGGCAAACGCTACTATGGTGGATGCGAAGTAGTTGACCAAACAGAACAATTAGCCATCGATCGATTGAAAGAGATGTTTGGAGCATGTTGGGCAAATGTCCAGCCACATTCTGGAGCTCAGGCAAATGCAGCTGTAATGTTGGCAATACTAAAGCCAGGTGAAACTTTTCTTGGCTTCGACCTTTCGCATGGCGGACATTTAACTCATGGTTCGTTTGTGAACTTTTCCGGTATTTTGTATCGGCCTGTTGCATACGGAGTTAAAGAAGAAACAGGTACTGTAGATTACGATATGATGGAGGAAGTAGCCATTAAAGAAAAACCCAAAATGCTACTTGCCGGAGCATCAGCATATTCTCGCGATTGGGATTTTGCCCGAATGAGAGAAATTGCCGATAAAGTTGGTGCTTTGCTAATGGCAGATATTGCTCATCCGGCAGGACTTATTGCTACTGGCTTACTTAACAATCCATTTCCACATTGCCATATTGTAACTTCAACCACACATAAAACTTTGCGTGGTCCTCGTGGTGGCATTATTATGATGAGCGAAGATTTTGAGAATCCTTTCGGAAAGAAAACGCCAAAAGGAAAAATTAGAATGATGTCATCTTTGTTAGACTCCGGTGTTTTCCCTGGAACTCAAGGAGGTCCTTTAGAGCATGTAATTGCAGCTAAAGCAGTTGCTTTTGGCGAAGCATTAACAGATAGTTATAAAGAATATATGGCTCAAACCAAAGCTAATGCTGCGGTCATGGCAAAAGCATTTGTTGATAGAGGCTATAAAGTTATTTCAAACGGAACAGACAATCATTCAATGTTGATTGATTTAAGAACCAAAGTGCCTGAAATTAGTGGCAAAATTGTTGAAAATACTCTTGTTAAAGCTGATATAACTGTAAATAAAAACATGGTTCCTTTTGATACGCGATCGCCTTTCCAAGCTTCCGGATTAAGAGTTGGAACCCCTGCAATTACTACACGTGGGCTTAAAGAGGAACATATGGAACCAATCGTTGAAATGATAGATAAAATAATCTTAAACGTTGAAGACGAAAAACTAATTTCAAATACAAAAAAGGAAGTTACAAATATGATGAAGGACTTCCCGATTTTTGCATATTAA